TTTCCTTACTCGCCCCTCACCCCTGTACTGCCAAAACCGCCCTCTCCACGCTCGGTTTCATCCAGTGCATCTACAACTACAAAGCCGGGCAGTTTCACTTTGAGAATAACAAGCTGAGCTAGCCGATCTCCACGCTGTATGGCAAAGGGTTTCATACCATCGTTCCGAAGAGGAAGCATTACTTCCCCACGATACTGGTGATCTATAACGCCTACTCCGTTACAGAGGCGTATTCCGTGCTTATAGGCCAAACCGCTCCTGGGAAAAATAAAACCTCCATATTGATACGGAATGGCGATCTTAAAGCCTGCCGGAATGTTGCAAGCTTCCCCGGGTTGAATAACAACATCTACAGCACTTTTAATGTCTGCACCAGCGTCGCCGGTATTTTTTCTTTTTGGTATAAAAAGTTCGTCCTCAACAACGATTCTAAGATTGTCCATAGTTAAACCTCCTCAGGCTTTACGCATCTCAAGAAAAGTTTGGCCAGTTTTGTCTTTATATTTCCCTACGGCAGCGAAAATTTCATATTCTACGCTAGGCATTCGTACAAATCCTTTGTTTCGCTGCCATGAAAGATAATGGGGATATTCAACTTCTTAGCATGTTCTATCTCAATTTTGCAGCCTTCGGAGTTTTCCCAGTCGCCGAATACCCAAATCTCATCTGCCAAAGACAGCATCTTGCGACACTGGCCTAAAACCCATTTTTGATCTCCAACGGCTGAAACAAAACTAAAGGCGTGGACTGGAGAAAGAATCAGAATATCTTTGTTTTCTACAATCGCAGAGAGGTTCTGGCATATGGTGTCTACAGTGATGTTGTTCTCAAAAACAGTTTCTATATCAGCGTTTTTACCTCGCAGTGGATGAGCTATATAAATTTTTTTCATGTGATCACCTTTACCCTAACCATTGTTGTTGTTTTATTTCCCCTATCTGGGGAAGCTTTGTTTTCTGCTCAAACACACCTTCTCTTACAAGGCACGTGAAAACACCTGCTATAAAAGCGAGTAATAGAACAAGCTTTTTTATGCCTGGCCTCATATCGTCACTTCCTTATGCTAAAATGAGGCCGGGAGTTGCTGCTCCCAGCCTTGAGCTTCGCGATGCCCGACCGAAAGGTCGGGTCTATTTATTTGCAAGTTTCTCATGCCGACACCTCGTTCAGAAATATATTTGCAAAGTATATTTGCCCCTTCCCGGTTACCTTTGGCGTTCTGGTAATTCTCACGCTCCCATCAGGATTATTAATGGTTCGCTCTTTGATCTCAAACAGCCCCAGCTCCATGGCCCGTTGGGTAGGCATGTTTCTGCTGCTTCCGGACTTTATGAGATAGCCTCTGCGTCTCAGCCAATCAAACAACCTGTTCTGCCCCATCTGAATGCCGTTTTGACGTAATAATTTAGCTAGATCTCCTACAAGAATTGACGTATGTGACGCCGAAACACTCTCAGCAAAGATCACTTTTGGAGCATCTTCCCTCACCTTCGAAGCAAGTCGCAACCGTTGCTCACGTTCTTTTTTAAGGTCAGTCGCCAACCGGATAATCGTGTCAGGGTTGCATAAAACTTCTTCTATTTTTTGTGGAGTTAGGTAGGCGCTATGCTTGCGTATGGCGGGAAGAACTTCTTCTGTAACCCAGTCTTGAAACCTTACGGCCGAAGGAAGCTTTGAACGTAATACCAGGGAATAAAGACCTGGCTCAGATATAACCGAGGTAAGTTGATTTCGTCCCATGGCGTCGGGAATTGCGACAGCATCTCTATGTTTAATTCTGACGTGATTGTTTACAGCGTCCCTTGCATTGCTGTATCCCAACACATCACATACGTCCCTGGCAACCCACCACGGATTCCCCGCCTCATCAATGCGCACCCGCACATCTTGATTCTCGAACTCAAAGATCTGTAGCCCCTTCATCCACTCACCTCCTTACGGAGTATTGCGCAAGCTTCTGATATGGCTGCTCTTGCCCTGGCGTTCTCTTCGGTTCGTTGTAAAATTACCCCCTTAAGTTTTTGGCCTCGATAATTTAACAATCTAACGACGGCTTCATTGACTTCTAGCTTCATGCCTGACACACCTTCACCGCCTTGGCTTCGAGGTAAATCAGGTGGAGGATCTCCTTCCTGATTCTCCGTTTGCTTTCAAGGTCATTGAATCTCTTGTGGTTCCTGGAAGCATGGTCAACGTGAGCTCGTTGAAGCTCTATGGCATCGCTTAAATCTGTCAAATTTCTTTCTTTCGAAAGCCACACCACCTCAACCATTGCTATGCCTCTTCCACGAAAGCTGAAAGTTTTTGAACGTCTCTGATTGATATATCTTGATATCTTGCGCTGAGCCTTTTCCGCTCATCAGCCCCGCAAATGGCGCTGAGAAGACTGGATGCCTCCCTTTTCGCGAACCAGATTCCCTTGAAATAATATGGACCGCTGACTACTCCAGACTTAGCGAGCAGTTCAAAAAACTTTCTTGTTGAATGTTTAAGAAACATTTTCTTCTGCCCTCCCAAATTTTGTTTTCCATCTGTAACGCACCATGCGCCCTCCGCCATACAAAACATCAACGCGATCTTGTTCTTTCATACGTTGCAAGGTGGAACGCGCAACCCCGTAATACGCACAAAAGTCTTTTGCAGTAAGCCAGGTTGGTTCTATTTTTTCAGTTGGAGGCTCCGGCTGTAGTTTTGAAACAGCCGCGCTGACAGCCTTCTGCACTTCGACCTGTACAAGCTTTTTTATGTGCTCATCTATGCCCACGCCACAACCCCCTCCCTTCTCTTATCGCACACCATCTTGGCGATCGTAGGGGCCTCATGGCGAACTCGCGCTACTCCCCTTCCGCTCGGTATGCCGTCTCTCTATTGCAGGCCTGAAACGGTTCGGCCTCCGAATTGTCAAGGTGCCTACCTATATCAGTGTGCTGATGTCGCTCAAAAAACAAAAAGTGTTAAATATTTTCTGCCCGCTTTACTTTTATTCTTGAAAGAATCTCAATGTACTTCCCGAGAGCGCATATAGCGTTTATAAACTGAATACCTTTCTCTGAGTTTGCTTCTCCATTTGCTAAAAGGTCTTGAAATATTACTGTTACCTCTTCCGGGGTGTCACAGGTTTTATAAAGTATCTGAACTGCTTGGATTGCCTCCGCAAGATCATTTATTCGATGGAAGCTGAAGCCGCTGAGCTCTCTTTCCTGCGGAGGGGTGTAGGGTTTCCGTATAAAATGGAGTAAAGATATCCGGTCTCAAAACCAAGTGTTTGTTCAAGTGCAGCTATATTTTTAGCATCTGTAGGAGGATACTTTTCTTTTTCCCAATCACACACGGTAGTTCGTGTACACCCTACTTTTCTACTCAAACCCTCTTGAGTTAGCCCCATACGCAACCTAGATGTCTTTATTATTTCACCAAATCCCATATCCTCACCTCCTTTTGTTCTAGTCTGCTTGAATATTATATTAATTATCGTGAAAAGTCAAGTGTAGGCAACTAATATATTCAATATAACTTGTCTTGACTTAATTTAATTTTATAAGTAGCCTGTACTTGACATAAAGGAGGTGATCGGATGATCTCAGGAGAAGAAATACGCCGTCTACGTAAGGCAAAAGGATGGACACAACAGCAACTAGCAGATAACGTCGGAGTTGCGAAGACAACAATTGTAGATTGGGAGAAAGATCGCTATTTCCCTACTGGAGAAAATGTACATAAACTTTCCAGAAGCCTTGAGGTTTCCATAGCCTACCTTATGGGTGAAACAGATAATCCAATCCAAATAGGAAAAGACAACATTTTTAAAGACTACGACCTAATCCCTGTTGCTTTGATCTCTCCTGAGCAAACAGCTTGTTGTGGAGCTGGCATGATCGACATGGATACTACTTGCGAACCTGAAAAAATACTTGTTTTATCTAGGCGGGAAATAGGCGAATACGATCCTAATCGTCCCCCCTACGCAATTCACACGGATGGTGTTTCCATGGAAGGATTTGGAATTCCTAGCGGTTCAGTCGTTTTTATTAATCCACGGGAACATCTTGAGTCTTTTGATGTTTGCCTGATTTGTTACTATGGCCGATTAGCTATCAAGAAAGTTATTTTCAAACCCAATGGGAACTTTGAAATATTCTCTGATTCAGAAGACGACAATCGGGAAATTTCTAAAGAGGAGTTTGATAGCGGACTCTTTGAAATTAGAGGGAAGGTTATCGCAATTCATAGTACGCCGGGACATGGAAGGTTTTAAAACAGCAGCTCCAAGGAGAGGAATTTAAAGCATCATGACTTAATATTTTTATAAAAAACAAGGAGGATATTATGTCGGTTAATAGCGAGTATCTTGAAAACGAACTACGTAAGATAGGAGCTTGGGATGCTTTTAAAAATAAAAAGGAAATTAAAGCACTAGAAGAAATCCTTTCAGAAAATGAACCCCTTTGGGCAATATCAAAAGCAGCTTATGAAAATAATTTAGGTACTTTGGTCGTCTCACCACGTAGAATAATTTTCCTTCGCAAAACTATAACTTCCAAAATTATTACAAATGAGATTTTGATAGAAAAAATAGACTCTGTAGGCCCCGTGAAGGGGATGCTCACGGGCTCTATAGATATTTATATAAGCGGTAAGAAACAAAAAATAACTAACATAATAACGAATGCCACTAATATTAAAGACGCTATTGAGCATGCCATGAGGAAAGAAGAATACACTCCCCCACAACCTAAATCCGATATAGAAGTATCCATAAATACAGAACAGCCAAATATACCCCGACCTTCGCAAAACCAAAAGGAATCCCCCCAAAAATCGAAAAAGAAATGGTTAGTTGTTGCCATCATTGTTTTGTTTGCATTCACCGCTTTAGTTTCACTAATCCCTGATGCACCTAAAGAAAATTACGAGTTGCTGGCAATTAGTAATGCCGATATGCCTACTTACTCAAGACGTGCAGTAAAAATTACCGTTCCGCTTGGGCTTACGAAAGAGCAGCTAACGGAAGTTATGACGGATGTTGCCAAGAAGGTAAAGAAGGATGAAAAAGTTGATAGAGTGTGGGTGCACGCATATCATGACAAAACTGAAGATTATAGCGTTGTAACCGCCGCAACTATTGACATTGACGATAAAGGAAATGGAAGCGGTGAAGTTGAGTTTGCTCCTTTTTATTTTTCTGATCCGGAAAAGTACACCGTTAATAAGTTGCCGGAGAACAAGCGAAAAGAATATTATTCCAACAAAGTTCTGATAGAACGTATGTTTCTAGAGGACACACCCGGCAAGGAAGATAAAGCCATTGAAAGCCTACGAAAAGAATATGGTATTTCAGAAAAAGAAGAGGCGGATATACTCTTTGAGGCAAACATCATGGGCTGGAGAGGCCCCAATGAGGAGAAATACGCCAAGGACGGCTATTATATCCCCAAGGAAGAGGTCGGCAAGGAATGGTATCAGTGCGGCACACTTCACTCTTCATCTTCCGATGAATGGCTGGAAGCTTCTCACCAGAACAGGATAGCAACTTGCGCCGACTATCTTTTAAAGCTTTACGAAGACGACACGTTGAATATTAGCCTTCCTCCCAAGAAGAATATGCCATCTTTGCTCCATGAGGTAAAAAAATACGCTGAAGAAATGGCGGTGGCCATAGATGAAGTGTTCCGTTCCAGCGAAGAAAAACTCAGTGTTTCGGAAACGGCGGCATTGCTGATGGTTCAAGCCGGGTGGCTAGATTAAGGAGCAATTTCTGTAGATGCCGATAAACATCCTTTTGCCGTCTTTGTAGAGGGGGACTCTATGGAAGGCGCAGGAATTCCCGACAGAAGTACAGTCGTCGTGAATCCTGCAGAAGAAGTTTATGACGGTGATACGGCATTAGTGTGTTTTGGCCGCCAAAACGAATGGGCAATAAAGTGGGTGTATTTTAATAAGGCTGACGGTTCTGTTGAAATCCGTTCAGCAGCCCCTCAGTATAAGCCTATGGTTTTTACAAAAGAAGATATAGAGCTCGGGCTCTTTTGCATAGTAGGGAAGGTGACACGTTTAACAGCAGAACCAAGAAAGGGGATCTAATAGATTTTTAGCGAAAGGAGTTTTTATTAATGTCTAAAAAGAAAAAATGGTTATTCATTTTTCTAGGCTTAGTATTCCTTGCTATTTTCACTACTGCAATGTTGCCAGAAGAAAAGAACCAAGAAAGATCTAAACAAGAGCAAACTGTACCACTAGAAGTTGCTTCAGAGCTACCTAAAGCTCCTACACCTACCAGGGAACCTATAATAACTATCGACCCAGACCTTTTTAACTCTATGCTTACAGAAAGAGCACATAAGTTGCCATACTTCCCTAAAGGAACAATCGAAATCGAAGAAATAAAAAATGATGTTATTCGCATGTGGTTTTATTTTGACGAAATGCCAACATCTACCAATGTTATTGAGATAACGGGGAAAAGAATAGTAAAAACGGCAATAGATATTTTAATGGAAAATGAAATCGATCCTTGTGATCCATCTGTTTTTATACGAACAGTAGTAGCTAAAAAAGAAAAAGGCGTAACAGGCAAAAACCTTGTTCGTATCTTTGGGAAAGCACATTACGATAGACTTACTGATTCTATTAAATGGGAGATAAGGAAATAATTTAGAAACTTACAACACAAAAATATTACAAAGGGGCCTGATCATAATTCGAATTCGAATTCGTATTCGTTCTATCGTGACCAGTGTTCTTGCAGTAGTTTTTTTAAGTATCGCCAGTCAAGCAATGGCACTTTCAATAGGGACCTTCAATATCGAGTATTTCAACGTTTCGGGTAAAAATGCCTACTCGCCCTCCCACTGCTCCTCTCTCGCCAAAACCATAACTACATCTCAAGCGAATGTCTTAGCCCTTCAAGAGATTGAAGGGGATGCTACTATGCGGTTTTTTGTAACCAAATTTCTGCCTGGATGGAAATATGCAGGAAACGACACCGGAGGAAGACAAAACCTCTATTTTCTTTGGGACACCGCAACCATAAAGCTATTAGATGGGCCATCAGCCTATGGAGCAAATGCCTCTTTCCGTTTCGAAGGGAAAAGCTACAGGTTAAATGACCGGCCCCACCTTGTGGGCACATTTTTAGATAAAGAGGGAAACCGTCGGTTCACCCTGGTAAACGTTCATCTCAAAAGCCAGAGCATCAGGGGCAAAGATGATAAAGAGCGGGCAGAACGATACAACAAAGCGAAGCGTCAAGCCCAGATAGCTGGAATCAACAAACTTGTTACAACTCTAAAAGGCCCCGTATTCATCCTTGGAGACTACAATACCAACACCCCTTCCGGAACATCTTTCCCCTTATCAGGCCTTGGCGAAGGTCATTACAGCTACGACAATATGAATAGCAACCTTGATTACATCGGATTCACTAATGTGGGAAAAACTGCATCGTGGACCTTATATAAAGTAGAAACTGCTATTGCTTCACGCTCGACAAAAAGCACCCAGCACCCTGACCACGATATAGTCGTGCTTTCCCTTGATGGGCAAATGCCTTCTGTAGCTGTAGGGGGAATTATCGCACCCCAAGTGGTAAAACGACAGAAAGTACTCGCCTCAGACTCTGCTGGAAGCTACTCTATCGCTGAAGCCTCTCCTCTGTCAGGCAACACTATCGTTTACATCACGAAAACAGGCAAAAAATACCATACATCAGGATGTTCAAGTCTTAGAAAGAGTAAAATTCCGATTACCTTGGCTGAGGCGAAAGCGAAAGGCTATACACCATGTTCAAGGTGCCGCCCGCCAAGGTAATGAGTAAACGCATATATTATGAAAACATGTTATTAGGACAATATATATAATTTATTAAAAAATAAGTCTGTTTAAATTTCTAGAGCAGTTGAATCAACATACGAGCAGGAGTGATATCTATGGTTAAACAAATAGATATAAGAAAATATCGAAAAATGGAAGATCTGTCTCTTGTTTTCTCTCAAGGTATCAATATTCTTTCAGGAACAAATGGCACTTGCAAAACATCCTTACTGCATATAGTTAGCAACTCTTTCCAAGAGGTAAACAAGGGATGCCCCTGGGTTACTGATGCTTCTTGTCTAACAGCGATAAAAAAAGTTAACAAATTAATTAATCCTAAAATAGAAACATTAACTAAAGGTGATAAAACGTATAATGATCCTGCCAACCAAGTAAAAGGAACTTTATTTACTGTAGAATATTACGATCATCCCTCTTTAGAATTTAGAAAACACAACTCTAAAGCAAATAACAGGTATGCAATAAAACCCTACTATGGGAAAAATCGAGGTGATACTCTTCCCTTTTGC
This region of Aminobacterium colombiense DSM 12261 genomic DNA includes:
- a CDS encoding phage antirepressor Ant, with protein sequence MKGLQIFEFENQDVRVRIDEAGNPWWVARDVCDVLGYSNARDAVNNHVRIKHRDAVAIPDAMGRNQLTSVISEPGLYSLVLRSKLPSAVRFQDWVTEEVLPAIRKHSAYLTPQKIEEVLCNPDTIIRLATDLKKEREQRLRLASKVREDAPKVIFAESVSASHTSILVGDLAKLLRQNGIQMGQNRLFDWLRRRGYLIKSGSSRNMPTQRAMELGLFEIKERTINNPDGSVRITRTPKVTGKGQIYFANIFLNEVSA
- a CDS encoding endonuclease/exonuclease/phosphatase family protein, producing MTSVLAVVFLSIASQAMALSIGTFNIEYFNVSGKNAYSPSHCSSLAKTITTSQANVLALQEIEGDATMRFFVTKFLPGWKYAGNDTGGRQNLYFLWDTATIKLLDGPSAYGANASFRFEGKSYRLNDRPHLVGTFLDKEGNRRFTLVNVHLKSQSIRGKDDKERAERYNKAKRQAQIAGINKLVTTLKGPVFILGDYNTNTPSGTSFPLSGLGEGHYSYDNMNSNLDYIGFTNVGKTASWTLYKVETAIASRSTKSTQHPDHDIVVLSLDGQMPSVAVGGIIAPQVVKRQKVLASDSAGSYSIAEASPLSGNTIVYITKTGKKYHTSGCSSLRKSKIPITLAEAKAKGYTPCSRCRPPR
- a CDS encoding PH domain-containing protein encodes the protein MSVNSEYLENELRKIGAWDAFKNKKEIKALEEILSENEPLWAISKAAYENNLGTLVVSPRRIIFLRKTITSKIITNEILIEKIDSVGPVKGMLTGSIDIYISGKKQKITNIITNATNIKDAIEHAMRKEEYTPPQPKSDIEVSINTEQPNIPRPSQNQKESPQKSKKKWLVVAIIVLFAFTALVSLIPDAPKENYELLAISNADMPTYSRRAVKITVPLGLTKEQLTEVMTDVAKKVKKDEKVDRVWVHAYHDKTEDYSVVTAATIDIDDKGNGSGEVEFAPFYFSDPEKYTVNKLPENKRKEYYSNKVLIERMFLEDTPGKEDKAIESLRKEYGISEKEEADILFEANIMGWRGPNEEKYAKDGYYIPKEEVGKEWYQCGTLHSSSSDEWLEASHQNRIATCADYLLKLYEDDTLNISLPPKKNMPSLLHEVKKYAEEMAVAIDEVFRSSEEKLSVSETAALLMVQAGWLD
- a CDS encoding LexA family protein, with amino-acid sequence MSVDADKHPFAVFVEGDSMEGAGIPDRSTVVVNPAEEVYDGDTALVCFGRQNEWAIKWVYFNKADGSVEIRSAAPQYKPMVFTKEDIELGLFCIVGKVTRLTAEPRKGI
- a CDS encoding DUF4406 domain-containing protein, with product MKKIYIAHPLRGKNADIETVFENNITVDTICQNLSAIVENKDILILSPVHAFSFVSAVGDQKWVLGQCRKMLSLADEIWVFGDWENSEGCKIEIEHAKKLNIPIIFHGSETKDLYECLA
- a CDS encoding XRE family transcriptional regulator; the encoded protein is MISGEEIRRLRKAKGWTQQQLADNVGVAKTTIVDWEKDRYFPTGENVHKLSRSLEVSIAYLMGETDNPIQIGKDNIFKDYDLIPVALISPEQTACCGAGMIDMDTTCEPEKILVLSRREIGEYDPNRPPYAIHTDGVSMEGFGIPSGSVVFINPREHLESFDVCLICYYGRLAIKKVIFKPNGNFEIFSDSEDDNREISKEEFDSGLFEIRGKVIAIHSTPGHGRF
- a CDS encoding helix-turn-helix domain-containing protein is translated as MGFGEIIKTSRLRMGLTQEGLSRKVGCTRTTVCDWEKEKYPPTDAKNIAALEQTLGFETGYLYSILYGNPTPLRRKESSAASASIE
- the dut gene encoding dUTP diphosphatase, whose protein sequence is MDNLRIVVEDELFIPKRKNTGDAGADIKSAVDVVIQPGEACNIPAGFKIAIPYQYGGFIFPRSGLAYKHGIRLCNGVGVIDHQYRGEVMLPLRNDGMKPFAIQRGDRLAQLVILKVKLPGFVVVDALDETERGEGGFGSTGVRGE